The genome window GTCGGGACAAAGGGTATGATGACTTCCAGCTCATTGATTTCGTCGGTCGACCGTGTGGCTGGCGGCTGAACGGTCAGAGGCGTCACCGCATACCGCACGGCCACAGCAGACAGATCCGACGACACAAACACATAGCGGCAGGGATGAGCCCAGTTGGCTGACGGGGCATCGTCCACCATAAAAACCCAGTTCGCCTCCCATGGCGGAGCGATGCCCCGATCCTGCCATGTCGTCATTTTCATGCGGTCACGGTAAGCCAAAGTGCGTACTGCGGATACTTCCACCGCATCGGTCTGATTGTCCAAAACCACAGACAACACCCGCTCGCGTGCCTCGTCAAACGTCGCGTCGACCTTTGCCGTCCATCCTGTCGCACAAAAATAAAGCGGCTGCCAAGCCTCGCCCCGCCGACGGGCTCCCAGAGTGTAATCAATGTCCTCGGCCGTTGCGGTGGTCGTCCACACGTCATGGCCATGAGTGGATCCCATGAAATCAGACGTTTTCCATTGGAGCAATTTTGCAGGGACAGATGACGCATCCGTCAGCAGCGGCTCCAGCTCACTGACATATTGTTCGTCGGATGCAGCCTGTCGCACAGGATCATCCGCAAAATCAGCCATCCATTGTTCCAGTTCCGTAGCGGCAAAGCCCGTGCAAGCCGACGCTATCAGCAGCCCGGTCACCGCAAGCCACGTATTCCATAGACGTGAGCGCGTCCCTTTATTCGATTCATTTACACAGGACATAAACACCTCAATACTGAAATATAACGGTCATTAGAAAATACATGCATGAGCATTAGCACAGCACCATCGCCGACGTAAAGCGCGAGCCTTACCATTTCGCATTATGAAAATTTTCACTATCCATATCAGCGAATCTTGCATATCATAAAAACCACTGAGAAGAAGGAGTTTTGCCATGAAGAGATCATTGGCCCGCATTAGAAAACATGACAACACCCAGGGCTTTACGCTGATCGAGATTATGATTGTCGTGGCCATCATCGGATTGTTAACCTCCATCGCCATCCCCTCGTTTCTGCACGTCAGGGAAAAGACAATGGAAAGAACCCAACAAACGAACTGCCGTCAAATTGAAGCGGCTATAGCACGGTACGCGATGGATGTGGGTGCAACCAACGGCCAGCTCTTCGTGTGGAATACGTTTAAATCCTACCTGCGACAGCAGGATTTAAACTCCTATACAGTAGCTTCCGCCATTCCCGATGCCACAACATTTCTTGTCGGCGGCACCGTCAATTACGAATAGCGCGGCAGTCAGACCATTTCCAGCGACAGGTCGACCGATGGTGCGGAATGCGTCAGACAGCCGAGAGAAATGGCATCCACTCCGCTGGCCGCAATATCCTTCACATTGGCCAGCGTAATACCGCCCGAAGCTTCCGTCAGGCAGATGCCTTTGCAGAGATCCACACATTCCCGCAGTTTTTCCGGCCCCATATTATCTAGAAGAACCCATTCCGGTTTCATGGGCAACGCCTGCCGCAGTTCGTCGACGGTTTCGACTTCAATCTCGATCATGACATCAGAAAACATATCTCTGGCATGACGAACGGCTTCACCCAGATCACCCCGCTGCTGTTCCGCCCACATAGCGCGGTGATTGTCTTTAATTAAGACGCGGTCATACAATCCCATGCGATGATTGGAGCCACCGCCGCAACGCACCGCGTATTTTTCCAACAGCCGCATCCCGGGTGTCGTTTTCCGCGTATCCAGAATTTTTGTGCCAAAGGGTTCCGTAATGCAGGTAAAGGTTCGGGTCATAGTGGCCACACCGGACAGGCGCTGCATAAAATTCAATGCGGTCCGCTCGGCAGTTAACAACGACTGCACAGGCCCGCGTACCGATAAAATATTGGTTCCGGCAGTGACCTCACAGCCATCGGGAACCAGTGTTGTGACTTCAATACGGGCATCCACCATCTGAAACACCATCCGCGCCAGCGGTCCACCGCTGACGACACAGGTTTCCTTTGCCAGTAAGACCGCTTCCCCCTGTTTACCAGAATCAATCATCGCGATAGAGGTGATATCGCCACGCTCCCCCAAATCTTCATCCAGTGCCATTTTAACCAGTGCCTGCTGGCCTTCAGGAAAATAGTTCTCCACTTCATCCACAATCATTTTTGTACTCATCGCCGTTTTCCTTTCTCGTTCTTCTTATGAAAATCCGGTTTTTTACGTTTATGCTGCCGCTTCATGGGGGGGGTAAAGGTTTTGCCGCTCAATGTGGCCTTTACTTGATTCATTTCGTCACGCAAAACGGCAGCGCGTTCAAATTCCAGCAGACGGGCCGCTTCCAGCATTTCTTTTTCCAGCTGAACCAGTACCTCATTAATGTCATACTGCGCGCTGTCCCCTCCCATGACCTGTTCATTCATTTTTTCGGCCTGTTTTTTCAAAACGAGGCTTTCCTGAATAGACTTTTTAATGGCTCGGGGCGTGATGTGATGGGTTTTATTGTATTCCAGCTGAACGGCCCGGCGCTGTGCCGTTTTATCCATCATGCGCTGCATGGAATCCGTGATATGATCAGCGTAAAGAATCACGCGTCCCTGTAAATGACGTGCAGCACGACCGGCCGTTTGTATCAGTGCCGTTTCCGACCGCAAAAACCCTTCTTTGTCTGCATCTAAAATAGCAACCAGCGCCACTTCGGGCAAATCAAGTCCTTCACGCAGCAGGTTAATCCCGATAAGACAGTCAAACTCGCCCTGCCGCAGGGATCGTAAAATTTCAACCCGTTCGATGGCATCAATTTCTGAATGCAGATATTTCACCCGCAACCCGATATCCAGCAAGTAGGCAGCCAAATCTTCGGAGGTGCGTTTTGTGAGCGTGGTCACTAAAACACGTTCGCCTGCTTCAGCTGCCCGACGAATCTCCTCCATTAAATCATCGATCTGATTGGCCAGCGGGCGAATTTCAACCGGCGGATCAACAATACCGGTGGGACGAATCACCTGGCGCACAATGGGTGCCTGCACTTCTTTTTCATACTTACCCGGCGTGGCTGTAACAAAGATAGACTGCGAGGTGCGTCCCCAGAACTCATCAAAATTCATCGGTCGGTTATCCAGTGCCGACGGCAGGCGAAATCCATGCTGTACCAGCGTTTGTTTTCGAGCCTGATCGCCATTATACATGGCTCGTATCTGCGGAATCGTCACATGTGACTCATCGATAATCGTTAAGAAATCACCCGGAATATAATCCAGTAGACATTCCGGACGCGCCCCCTGCTCACGGCCTGCCAGATGGCGCGAATAGTTTTCGATACCGGAGCAGTAGCCCATTTCCTTCATCATTTCCAGATCGTATTCTGTGCGCATACGAACGCGCTGCGCTTCGATAAATTTATTTTCCTTCTCAAACACGGCCACCTGTTCTTCCATTTCATGCTGAATCGCCACCAGAGCATCATCAATCTTGCTCTGCGGCATAACGAAATGTTTTGCGGGTGAAATGCAGACGGAATCCAATTCTGCTTCAACATGACAGGATACCGGATCCATCCGGCGAATGGATTCAATTTCATCGCCAAAGAAAACAACCCGCAGCATTTTCCGGTTGTAGGAAGGATAGATATCCACGGTTTCTCCTTTAACCGAGAACAGACCGGATGACGGGGCAATGTCATTGCGATTATACTGAATTTCCACCAACCGCTGGAGCAGGACATCACGATCCATTTCCTCTCCCACAGTGAGTTCAATCATCATCTGCCGATAGTCTTCCGGCGAGCCCAGGCCATAGATACAGGAAACGGAGGCCACAATAATCACGTCTTTACGATTAATCAGCGCATCCGTGGCGGCCAATCGAAGGCGTTCAATTTCCTCGTTGATGGAGGCATCTTTCTCAATAAATGTATCCGTCTGGGGGATATAAGCTTCTGGCTGATAGTAATCATAATAACTGATGAAATATTCGACGGCGTTTTCAGGGAAAAAAGATTTTAATTCTGCATACAGCTGCGCCGCCAGTGTTTTGTTATGCGATATAACCACGGCGGGACGTCCCAAACGCTGAATCACATTGGAAATGGTAAAGGTCTTCCCGGATCCCGTCACGCCCTCCAGCGTCACACAGCACTGTCCGGCAGCCAGAGCGTCACACAATGCATCAATCGCCTGTGGCTGGTCACCCGTTGGCTGATAATCAGAAATGAGTTTAAAGACCGGATTCACCATGATGCGCTCCACTGACGGGGTCTCTTATTCATAAAAGCAACCACATCCTGCGACACGCATTTTACTGCGCGTTATCCAGTATTGCCGCAGCAATAGCTGTCAGCGGTTTTACGACACAGGCACCACCACAGGCAACGGCTTCCTTCGGCATACCAAAAACAATACAACTGGCTTCATCCTGAGCCACGGTAAACCCGCCGGCATTACGAATGGATCGCAATCCCTGCGCACCATCAGATCCCATACCCGTCAAAATGACGCCGATACTGTTGGCTCCAGCATATTTTGCCACTGATTTAAACAAGACTTCGACACTGGGACGCTGGCGGCACACGCGCGGTCCGCCGCACACCTCGACACGATACCGGGCCCCGCTTCGACGCAGAACCATATGATGATTTCCAGGTGCGATCAGTACCAGACCCGGTCGAACCGAATCGCCGTCACAAGCCTCCCGAACTTCCATGGCGCACATTGTGTTCAAGCGATCGGCAAAGGAAGAGGTAAAATGCTCGGGCATATGCTGCACCACCACAATCCCGGGGGCATTGTGCGGTAACATTTGTAACACATGCTGAATCGCCTGCGTACCGCCTGTAGAGGCACCGATCGCCACCACTTTGTTGGTCGTCTGCGTCATACTCAGTCTAAGCCGATCCACGCCTTCATCCGCACGGGCCTGCACATTACGCTTCATCAAGGTGCGCGACACCCTGGACGCCGCCCTGATTTTCTCTGCCAGTTCAACCGACATATCTTTCACGGAATAGCTCTCGCCCGGTTTGCACATAACGTCAACGGCACCAGCATCTATCGCCTCCAGTGCCACCACACCACCCTTCGGGGTTAACGACGACACAACGATGACGGGCATAGGATAGTAATGCATCAGCTTGCGCAGAAAAGAAATCCCGTCCATGCGCGGCATTTCAACATCGAGCACCAGCACATCGGGTTTCAGTGAAACAATTTTATCTCTGGCAACATAGGGATCCGGCGCGGTACCCACGACATCCATGTCCGCCTCCTGACCAAGGTGCGCAGAAAAAACCTGCCGTACGACTGCTGAATCATCCACAATGAGAACACGAATATTTTGGGGCGGTATAGCCATTGTCACCCTCCGGCCGCGTGCGGGCGTGTTTCTATATTCACGAGCACCTTATACCCATCAACAGAAAGCCCTGCAACATCATTCCGTTTAAGCAGTTTATTCCACTTCTTTCCATCAATCCTGCTCACAACCGGAATGCTCAGCTTGTAAAGATTCATATCCCCGTAGATGCGGTGAAGCAGCTCGCCGCACATGATATTCGCCAGTTCTTTCAAGGCATCGTCCGCTACTTTGGGAAGGACTTCATCCATTTCCGAACCCAGCACATTGGCCGCCAGCTCCTGATTAAAACTTTGGGGGGCAACAATGCGTATGCATCCGGCTTCCGGCCCCTCATAGGTTATTTTAGCAAAAGAAAATATTTCGTTATCTTTGGCGATCACGTCTTCAGCCTCAACTTGTTCCGTAAACATAAAGGCGAACTGCTCAAGCACATCGCGAACTACCGCGACAAAAACATCAAAATAAACGAGCTCACTCATCTTGTTTGTCCCCTCCTTTTTCAGGCACGCCGGCACCATTCATAATGCTAAAGACCGTATCTCTTATCGCTTCGGGCGTGAACGGCTTATTCATATAGGCGCGAACACCTTTGTCTTTCAATTCTTTAACCCGATCCATATTTCTTTCCGTCGTAACAACGACCACTGGAATGGATTCAAGATACCCCAGCTTACTCATTGCTTCGATCAGTTCGACCCCGTTCATTTCCGGCATATTGATATCGGCAAATACGATGTCGATCCACTCCTTCTCCAGATGCTCCAATGCCTTGATTCCATTTTCGGCGTGCAGCACATCCCCGACATCAATCCCCGCAATGCGTAGCGTTCTCTCCAGCACAGTGCGAATAATGACGGAATCATCTACGATTAATACATTATATGCCATAAAAAGTTCTCCTGCTTACTCACAGCAAATCCAGTGATTTCTGAAGCATTTCCATTTTTTCAACGGTGCGTGCGGCCACCTGTTCAAGGATCAGTGTTCTTACTTTCAGCCGATCAAGTACCGCCTCGTCTACATGATACTGAAACGCATCCAATCCCGCTCCGATTCCCTGACTGTAAGCCAGAATATCTGCCACATGAACCACGTCCACTGAACTTCTAAATTCTTCTGCCATGGCCGGTTCATGATGACGACGCACGCAGGTAATAATTTCGCGAGGGAAAGACCAGTTTTCCAGCATCACCGCCCCCGCCTCCGGATGGTTAATGCCCAACACATGCATCTCCGCCAAATCAAACGCCACATGACGCTTTTCGGCTTCCTCTATGATGTGCGCACGGTGTTCCTGAACATAGGTACCCGTGACGGTTTTGCCTAAATCATGCAGCAATCCCGCTGTAAAAAGCAATTCGGCATTCTTTACCTTCAGCACATATGCCAAATCTTCAGATGCCAGTGCCACCCAGACACAATGGCGAAGAAACTCCTGCTTTTCCAATCCGTAGCCAGGCAGTGCTTCATTCACCATCGGCACCATTTGATGCGCCACCACCAGCTGAAGCAACCGTTTGGCTCCTATTCGAACGAAAGCTGCCTGCAGCGATTGAATTTCCCGAGAAGCCCCAAACCCTGCGGAATTGGCCATTTTTAATATATTAGCGGTCATGGCAGGGTCGTATCGCATCAGTTCGGACACTTTATCAAAGCCAATATCAGGATTGGACAAACACGTAACAATTTTTTCACATACGGGCTGCAATACGGGGATACTCCGTATTTTTTCCAAGATATCTCTTCGTATATAATCTGCGCTCATAAGAGTCGCTCCTGTCCCTGGGTTTTAAGAACCACATCACCCGTTTTCATACTTAAGCTCATTGTTCGGGAAATGTCGCCACCGACATCCTCCGCAGCCGTAAGTAATCCGTTTTTCCAGAGAACTTTTCTAAAAACCGTATAATTTCGTTCACCGATACGAAACATACCCTGTTTATCCAAAACCTGCGACCCGCCAGCCACCTTGATGATCAGACTGTTCTTCCGTGCCCCCAGTGCAAAGATTTCACGCAGCAGCATAGGGATCCCCGTATCCACAAACATCGCAGGCTTCAGCTCTGCTTTATTGCGATCTACAGAGGACAAAGGCAGCATGCAGTGAATGAGCCCGCCCACACACGCAACCGGATCATACACCGTGACCCCTATACAGGATCCCAGCGAATAGGTAATAAGCCGATCTTCCGGATTGGCACTGATTTGCATTTGTGCAATGTCAACGATTATCGTGCTCATACAGGCCTTCCGCCTCTTCGTTTCCCACGCATAAACCTGATCCTGTTTTTGTGCATCATTCAGCCTTTCCTATACACCGCAGGGGCTATATTGCGAAAATTGGACAGCAATCCCGACAGACTTTCCGCATGTCCCACCATCAAGTAACCACCATCTTTCAACAACCGCCAGCACTCTTCAAGTAACCTCACCCGCATAGGATTATCAAAATAGATCATTACATTTCTACAAAAAACCACATCAAAAGGCCCCTGCATCGGATAGGGTGCATGCACCAAATTCAGTCTGGCAAAGGTCACCATGGATTTCAACGGGGGCCGCACCTGATAGGTATCCGTGTTCCTTATAGAGGATAAATACTTAATTTTTAATGCTTTAGGAACTTTTGACAATGATTTCTCTCTATATATTCCCTCGCGGGCATGCTGAATCACCTTTGTAGAAATATCGGTAGCTAAAATGCGCACATCCGAAACATCACGCAGGGCCTCCGATACCGTCATGGCCAATGTATAGGGCTCTTCGCCCGTGGATGACGCCGCACACCAGATACGAAAACGATGCTGTCCCTGTGCTTCCCACTCTTCTAATAAACGGTGCAGAAAATTAAAGTGTTCCGCCTCGCGATAAAAATGGGTCACATTGGTAGAAATAACGTTGAGCAACTCCACTAGTTCATTGCCGCTGGTATCGGCACAGACATACTCGTAATACTCTTCAAAACGCGTCATCCCCAACCGCCGAAGTCGTTTCCGAACCCGAGATGACACCATAGAATCCTTTTGAGGCCCCAACGTGATCCCAGCCTGTTCATACACCAGATCAGCAAAACATCGAAACATTTTTGGGGTGAGCTGCTCTATATTCTGCACACAAACCGAATCCTTTGCCTTAGACGGAATCATCCCGTGCTCCGTCCGTCCGAACACTTATGCCCTGCTTGTTTTCCATCGCCAGTTTTGTTAATCCGCTCACATCGAGAATCAGCCCGGGACGGCCATCCGACATAATGCTTGCCCCGGCGATGCCCGGCAGCACACCCAACGTATCGCCCAGACTTTTAATAACAGTTTGCTGCTGTCCCAGCAGCTCATCCACCACCAGTGCAATTTTCCGGCCGGTATCTTCCACCACCATAACCAATGCCTCGGACACGGTTTCAATGGCCTGACCGATTTCAAAGACTCTCGAAATGCGCACAACCGGTAGAATGTCGTCCCGGAAAGACAGTACTTCCCCTTTTCCTTTTATGGTCTTCACTGAATCGCCGCCGGGACGGAATGATTCAACAATAGACAACGTGGGTACAATGTAGTGTTCGTTGCCCACGCGAACGACCATGCCGTCAATAATCGCCGTCGTAAGCGGCAGGACGATGGTAAATGTTGTGCCGACGCCTTTCGCTGTGTCGATCATGATTTTTCCGCGCAGGCTTTCAATATTTCGGCGCACCACATCCATCCCTACACCGCGCCCGCTGATCTCCGTAACCTTGCTGGCCGTAGAAAAGCCCGCTTCAAAAATCATGGCGTATACATCGGCGTCCGATAAATTCTCTGCCGACGTGATCAATTCTTTTTTCAGTGCCTTGGCTACAATCGCGTCACGATCCAGGCCAAATCCATCATCTTTCACCTGAATGTGAATATTCCCTCCCTGATGAAAGGCATTGAGCAGAACATGTGCCTGCGCTGACTTTCCGGCAGCCTCCCGCTGTTCAGCGGACTCCACACCGTGATCGACCGCATTACGTATCATGTGCATCAACGGATCACCCAGTTTTTCAACGATACCCCGATCCAGCTCCGTTTCCTGACCATGCATGCTGAATTCGATGCGTTTGCCTGATTTTTTTGCCAAATCCCGCACCAGACGCGCCATTTTACGAAAGGTTGCATCAATCGGAGTCATCCGCATCGCCATGCTCATGTCCTGCAAGGTTCGGGATATTTTATTGAGATGCCCCATGTTGCGCTCCAGACGCAATGACTTGATCCGGCGAATGTCCGGATCCTGCCCTACAATGGCCTCTGCAATAACCAGTTCGCCGATGGTATCGATCAATAAATCTAAACGGGCCGCGTCGATTTTTACAAAGGACGGGACTGCGGCCTGATAATCCGGGGGCGTCTGCATATTCTCCATTTTGGCAGACTGCGGTTCCATACCGGCCTCCGATGGCTCGGCAGGCGGAATAGACGGTGGAGAAACCGGTTGATCTATGTTTTTCTCAGGGACGGATGGCGCGGCCGCCGATACCACGGATTTTGCAGCGGAACCCTCATTTACCTTGCGCAATTTATGCAGCAATATGTCGAAATCGGGACGTGTATGAAAAAGATGATCGCTGCTGATCGCCTGCTGCAGATCCTGCATCATGTTCTTTAACATGTCCAATGAGGCAAACAGCAAATCGACGAGCAGCCCTTCGAAGTTTTTTTTCTTCTTGCGAATATCATCAAGAATCGTTTCCGCATCATGGGAAAGCACACTAATCGGATCCAGTGCCAGAAATCCCGACACCCCTTTGATGGTATGCAGCGAGCGAAAGACATCCCCCACCACTTCCGTATTACCCGGATCATTCTCCAGCTGCATCAGTCCCGCATCGGCTGCTTCCAGTAAATCCTGCGATTCGACGATAAAATCTCTGGCTAAATCGATCTCGTTTACAGGGTATGTCCCTTTCATAAAAGCCAGCACCTGCTCCTCCGAGGCTTCAGATACAACTGTGGAATCAGGAGCCTCGGGCTCAATCGGCCGGCTGTCACCTACAAAATCAGCAATCAATTGTTTCAGAAGCTGCGGATCCCTTGAGGTTTGCTTTTTTGCACAATCCGAGATGGTCTCAAGCAACCAGTCTTTCATGGTTAGTAAAAGATCGGAACTGAGCGATTCCGCATAATCCAGCAAATAATCTTCAAAAATATGACACGACTGCTGCAGTCGATCAATCCCGACCACCCCCGCTTCCCCTTTCATGGTATGAATCAGCCTGCGAATCCCGTCTAAACTGGATGCGGATGTGGTGTTCTCGTAATCGAGAATCAGCTCTTCCAGCTGCTGGAGTCCCGTATGCTGCTGTTCAACAAAGGATGCAAACAGTTCATCATCGACCATCTGATTGTATTTGAACTGTACCGGCTCTGCATCGTCTTCTGTCGATTTCACCGGCGTGGCGACCATGGGCCGCTCTTCTTTCAGTGACTGCTGCAGCATCTCAATGAGTTCGGCGGCCTCGCTGATAATTTCATGCCGGTCGATGGAATCATCGACGATAGAGCCTCCAATCCGTCCGCACACGTCTGCCACACGTTTTGATTCAACGCTCCCCTGCTCGTATGATTCGGATAACGCGTTGACAGCAAGGCATAAACTAGACCATTCCTGTGCATCTTCACGATCAATGAGTAAAATTTGCTCAGCCAGCTGGTTGAGCATTTCTTCTTTATTGTTATTCATAAGGCCGCTTACGCTCTTTCTAGTTCCACACATCTATCACCAACGCGTCCAAGGGTCTCAATTAGGCGGTGAGAAGTCAAGCCATCCCGCACGTTGCACTGGCATATAAAATAACAGCACTCATGAAAAAATAACACCTTATGCGTTGGACACCGTAGGATGTGTTGTTTACATTTCACCACATTCAAATGCGCCCCCTTCTAGGATCATCGCTGCGAGAGGTACAAATGCAATCATCTTTTCACGAATTACTTAGCAAAATAAAAGACCTAGCTCACGATGCTCTATGGGACGATATTAGACCCATTATTAATGCGCTCCCCTGCGAAGATATCGCTGAAATTCTCAATGCGCTTCCTGCCGACCTGATTAAGCCTGTATTCAATCAGATTGACGAAGAATTAAAGCCGGATACCCTCAGTGAACTGGAAGATCGCGTCGGTATGGACGTCATCGAATCCCTTTCCAATGATGAACTGGCAGATATCTTCGAAGATATGGCTCCCGATGATGCGGCAGATATCATTGCCGAGCTGGACGACACCCGCTCTGAACAGGTTCTAAACCTGATGGAACAGGAAGAGTCGGAGGACGTGCGCAGGCTGCTCTCCTACGATGAAGAAAGTGCCGGCGGTATTATGACCACCGACATTATTGTTTTCCCCGGCTCGCTCATTGTTTCTAAAGCCATTAAACAGATCGCCTATATGGATGTGGATGAACCGTTTTACACCGCCTACATTGTGGATGAACAAAACCGGCTCATCGGACGGATCGGATTATGGGAGCTGCTGAAAGAACGACATCGTAAACGCACCATGCAGGAGATCTGTCATTCAAAAGTGATCAGTGCAACGGCGGACATGGATCAGGAAGCCGTCGCCCGACTGATGTCAAAGTATGACATGACATCGATCCCTGTCGTTGATCATACCAACTGCCTTCTTGGACGCATTACCATTGATGATATCATGGACGTGGTCGAAGAAGAGGCCACCGAAGACCTGTTCCGCTTTGCCGGTTCAAATCAGGATGAGATCGGCTATACCAGTCCGCTGGAAGCGTGCCGTTCGCGTCTGCCCTGGTT of Spartobacteria bacterium contains these proteins:
- the mgtE gene encoding magnesium transporter, whose translation is MFTFHHIQMRPLLGSSLREVQMQSSFHELLSKIKDLAHDALWDDIRPIINALPCEDIAEILNALPADLIKPVFNQIDEELKPDTLSELEDRVGMDVIESLSNDELADIFEDMAPDDAADIIAELDDTRSEQVLNLMEQEESEDVRRLLSYDEESAGGIMTTDIIVFPGSLIVSKAIKQIAYMDVDEPFYTAYIVDEQNRLIGRIGLWELLKERHRKRTMQEICHSKVISATADMDQEAVARLMSKYDMTSIPVVDHTNCLLGRITIDDIMDVVEEEATEDLFRFAGSNQDEIGYTSPLEACRSRLPWLLITLGTGFITSSILKHFMADFTHVMVLSFFVPVVMAMGGNTGIQSSTLIIRSISLGALEGRSVFITVGREIATGAIMGIICGLVVAGWAQYMIASEHLAAGVSPLYLALTVGIAMMCAMTFATVFGAISPMFLSRLGADPAVASGPFVTSSNDIFALLIYYLVAVVMLIKHNGALV